In a single window of the Synechococcus sp. HK05 genome:
- a CDS encoding thylakoid membrane photosystem I accumulation factor, which translates to MPGHLARLLKPLAALVLSALLALGLAPGAAHAARDTNSYDGNIYALYAGNGSLVPPRSTLADAMAEHRPIVLGFFLDDSAASKQYAVVFNELQRLWGRSAELILLSTDPLQNRETHGPTDPASYWKGVIPQVVVFNTDGKAVLDETGPVSIDAINAALTEVTGLKPQGDVKLSLSRDVNELNSEIVPSS; encoded by the coding sequence ATGCCCGGCCACCTGGCCCGGTTGCTGAAACCCCTGGCAGCCCTGGTCCTCTCCGCTCTGCTCGCGCTCGGACTGGCTCCTGGTGCGGCCCACGCCGCCCGCGACACCAACAGCTACGACGGCAACATCTACGCCCTCTATGCCGGCAACGGCTCCCTGGTGCCGCCCCGCAGCACCCTGGCGGATGCCATGGCTGAGCACCGGCCGATCGTGCTGGGCTTCTTCCTCGACGACAGCGCCGCCAGCAAGCAGTACGCCGTGGTGTTCAACGAGCTGCAGCGCCTTTGGGGCCGCAGCGCCGAGCTGATCCTGCTCTCCACCGATCCGCTGCAGAACCGCGAGACCCACGGTCCCACCGATCCCGCCAGCTACTGGAAGGGTGTGATCCCGCAGGTGGTGGTGTTCAACACCGATGGCAAGGCGGTGCTGGATGAAACCGGCCCGGTGAGCATCGATGCCATCAATGCTGCCCTCACCGAGGTGACCGGCCTCAAGCCCCAGGGCGACGTGAAGCTGAGCCTGAGCCGCGATGTGAACGAGCTCAACAGCGAAATCGTTCCCTCCAGCTGA